The Candidatus Zixiibacteriota bacterium genome includes a region encoding these proteins:
- a CDS encoding TIM barrel protein — LKAVHLNDSKKGFGSKVDRHEHIGKGEMGLEPFRFLLNDKRLLKIPKILETPKGEELLEDIENLKILRSLIKE; from the coding sequence GTCTCAAGGCGGTTCATCTCAACGACTCCAAGAAAGGCTTTGGCTCCAAAGTTGACCGGCACGAGCATATCGGCAAAGGGGAAATGGGGCTGGAACCATTCCGTTTTCTGCTTAATGATAAGAGACTTTTAAAAATCCCGAAGATTCTCGAGACGCCCAAAGGTGAAGAGCTTCTGGAGGACATCGAAAACCTGAAAATCCTCCGCTCGCTGATCAAGGAATAG
- a CDS encoding DUF933 domain-containing protein, whose translation MRLGIIGLPQSGKTTLFNAVSGLKEAVGDYSRAVHRAVIKVPDARLENLAAFTLPKKVTHAEIEFLDAAGFSGKTKESKADLEITPDLRMMEALVLVLDCFGPTSNPERDIRTLLDEMILADMATLENNIDKMERTIKLTGHQERAQELEILKRCQVALNNDQVISELNLTEEEEKIIRGYAFLSQKPQLIVFNIAEERLPETAAIYEQYSVYIREGIRDISVICGKIEMELAQLAEEERAEFLSELGIDSPAVDKFIRQSYHLLGLISFFTIGPPEARAWTIRKGSTAPKAAGAVHTDFERGFIRAEVASYEDYTVHKTLPALKAAAKLHIEGKDYIVQDGDVILFRFNI comes from the coding sequence ATGCGACTGGGTATTATCGGCCTGCCACAGTCAGGCAAGACCACGCTGTTCAACGCCGTCTCGGGACTCAAAGAGGCGGTCGGCGATTATTCGCGGGCGGTGCATCGGGCGGTCATCAAAGTCCCCGATGCGCGACTCGAGAATCTGGCCGCTTTCACTCTACCCAAGAAAGTGACCCACGCCGAAATCGAGTTTCTCGATGCCGCCGGATTTTCCGGTAAGACCAAGGAATCAAAAGCGGATTTGGAAATCACGCCGGACTTGCGAATGATGGAAGCGCTGGTGCTCGTGCTCGATTGTTTCGGCCCAACCTCCAATCCCGAGCGCGATATTAGGACGCTTCTCGATGAGATGATTCTGGCCGATATGGCGACGCTCGAAAACAATATCGATAAGATGGAGCGAACCATAAAACTGACCGGTCATCAGGAGCGCGCGCAGGAACTGGAGATTCTCAAACGATGCCAGGTGGCCCTGAACAACGATCAGGTTATTTCCGAACTCAATCTCACCGAGGAAGAAGAGAAGATTATTCGCGGTTATGCTTTCTTGAGCCAAAAGCCGCAGCTTATCGTGTTCAATATTGCCGAGGAGAGACTCCCCGAAACGGCTGCGATATATGAACAATATTCCGTATATATCAGGGAAGGGATACGGGATATTTCGGTCATCTGCGGTAAAATCGAAATGGAACTGGCTCAGCTGGCCGAGGAGGAACGGGCGGAATTCCTGAGCGAACTCGGAATTGATAGCCCGGCAGTGGACAAATTTATCCGCCAGTCATATCATTTGCTGGGGCTGATTTCCTTCTTTACTATCGGTCCGCCGGAGGCGCGCGCCTGGACTATCCGCAAAGGCTCGACCGCCCCCAAAGCGGCTGGCGCCGTGCATACCGATTTCGAGCGCGGCTTCATTCGGGCCGAGGTGGCCTCATACGAGGATTACACGGTGCATAAGACCCTGCCGGCCCTGAAAGCGGCCGCCAAACTCCATATCGAGGGGAAAGACTATATTGTGCAGGATGGCGATGTAATCCTGTTTCGCTTCAATATCTGA